A genomic window from Malassezia vespertilionis chromosome 6, complete sequence includes:
- a CDS encoding NAD(+) kinase (COG:G; EggNog:ENOG503NUE8), translating to MSEPSVHGPSPLNAEYSKDMPPSFCGVYERSQQSISRLGSESGNVLEQAPSPALGPTPVPNASEDGLLRNLTSQLAQTAVGVREMSKQLVESILIITKARDNRLVEYTREIAVWLMLRKRKQRKRGMTVYVDAQLEHSRRFNAARIEREHPELFEPLDGKDGLSNQDRVDIAPHKGQLRYWTAEMCSTMPHLFDFVITLGGDGTVLFCSWLFQSSVPPVIPFSLGSLGFLTPFDFEKYKNSLHYVLDNGVRLNMRMRFRATVYRVIPPSDPGSSRYLRRAIRSGDTGKIIMENIKEDGWPTLEMPVRDGQYESTRQKHEHKDKPVPCFGTRPVESFEILNDLVIDRGPSPFVSMLEVFADNLHLTTSQADGLCISTPTGSTAYSLSAGGSLVHPEIPAILITPICPHTLSFRPMLLPDSMELRIAVPYDSRANAWASFDGRGRIEINRGDHIKISASPYPFPTVNPEEVESPWFDSVSRTLNWNQREKQKSFVVVEEGPMDALDLGKGPEKEAKKNKIMRHKEVVTNEDSDEQPEHYDIDDTESAPVTRVHSYDPLPQRPSIISSVQPMTGITRLQDDPCKSPMARSGILTPDRFGSGGPPRPPAPLSKRHLTYADFRIQDTMTSPEEQDSMENLRVEKPSKHSSAFVVYGKDDSDSG from the exons ATGAGCGAGCCTTCGGTGCATGGGCCGAGCCCGCTAAACGCGGAATATTCGAAGGATATGCCGCCGTCTTTTTGTGGGGTATATGAGCGGAGCCAGCAGTCTATTTCGCGGCTTGGTTCGGAATCTGGAaacgtgctcgagcaggcTCCGAGCCCTGCTCTTGGACCGACGCCGGTGCCCAATGCCTCTGAGGACGgcctgctgcgcaaccTGACTAGTCAGCTAGCGCAGACCGCtgtcggcgtgcgcgaaatGAGCAAGCAGCTCG TCGAGAGTATTCTGATTATTACCAAGGCACGAGATAACCGTCTGGTGGAATATACGCGGGAAATTGCCGTGTGGCTCATGCTGAGAAAGCGCAAGCAGAGAAAGCGGGGTATGACGGTATACGTGGATGCGCAGCTAGAGCATTCACGCCGATTTAACGCGGCCCgtatcgagcgcgagcaccCCGAGCTATTTGAGCCGCTGGACGGCAAGGACGGCCTCAGCAACCAGGATCGCGTAGacattgcgccgcacaaggGCCAGCTGCGGTACTGGACCGCAGAAATGTGCTCCACCATGCCGCACCTATTTGACTTTGTGATTACACTGGGCGGCGACGGCACAGTCCTCTTTTGTTCGTGGCTCTTCCAAAGCTCGGTGCCGCCCGTAATTCCTTTTTCCTTGGGCTCGCTTGGATTCCTCACTCCTTTCGATTTTGAAAAGTACAAAAACTCGCTGCACTATGTACTGGACAATGGTGTGCGCCTGAATATGCGCATGCGGTTCCGTGCAACTGTTTACCGCGTTATTCCACCGTCTGATCCGGGCTCAAGCCGCTACTTACGCCGTGCAATTCGGTCTGGTGATACGGGCAAGATCATCATGGAGAACATCAAGGAAGACGGCTGGCCCACGCTGGAAATGCCCGTACGCGATGGCCAATATGAGTCTACGCGCCAGAAGCACGAGCACAAGGACAAGCCAGTACCTTGCTTTGGGACGCGGCCCGTGGAATCGTTCGAGATTTTGAATGATTTGGTAATTGACCGTGGCCCAAGTCCGTTTGTAAGTATGCTGGAGGTGTTTGCGGATAATTTGCACCTCACAACCTCCCAAGCCGATGGTCTATGTATCTCGACGCCTACAGGCTCCACTGCCTACTCCCTTTCCGCGGGCGGCTCGCTGGTCCACCCCGAGATCCCTGCTATCCTTATTACGCCAATCTGTCCCCACACGCTCTCTTTCCGCCCCATGCTCCTTCCAGACAGCATGGAGCTTCGGATTGCCGTCCCGTACGATTCGCGTGCTAATGCATGGGCTAGTTTCGATGGACGCGGCAGGATCGAAATCAACCGCGGCGACCACATCAAGATCTCTGCGTCACCATACCCCTTCCCTACAGTGAACCCTGAAGAAGTAGAGAGCCCGTGGTTTGACTCTGTGTCACGCACACTAAACTGGAACCAGCGCGAGAAGCAAAAGAGCTTTGTTGTGGTCGAGGAGGGCCCCATGGATGCGCTAGACCTAGGCAAGGGGCCAGAAAAGGAAGCTAAAAAAAATAAAATTATGCGACACAAAGAGGTCGTTACAAACGAGGACAGCGACGAACAGCCCGAACACTATGACATCGACGATACGGAATCCGCACCAGTTACACGTGTGCACTCTTATGACCCGCTCCCACAACGCCCCAGCATAATCTCCAGTGTGCAGCCCATGACTGGCATCACGCGTCTGCAAGACGACCCGTGCAAATCACCCATGGCCCGCTCTGGCATCCTTACGCCCGACCGATTTGGGTCCGGCGGCCCACCACGCCCCCCTGCACCGCTGAGCAAGCGCCATCTGACCTATGCGGACTTCCGCATACAAGATACAATGACAAGCCCTGAGGAGCAGGACAGTATGGAAAACCTTCGCGTTGAAAAACCCTCCAAGCACAGCTCAGCTTTTGTTGTCTACGGCAAAGACGACTCTGATTCGGGTTGA
- the RPL34A gene encoding 60S ribosomal protein L34A (COG:J; EggNog:ENOG503P2ZU) encodes MAQRLTLRTRNPYNTKSNRRRVIKTPSGKLRYLHLKKLTASPKCGDCHEALAGIKTLRPCAYATVSKRKKTVQRAYGGSRCADCVRTRVIRSFLVEESKIVKNVIKSQQTQA; translated from the exons ATGGCTCAACGGCTCACTCTGCGCACGCGTAACCCTTACAACACCAAGTCTAACCGCCGACGGGTTATCAAGACACCgagcggcaagctgcgctACCTGCACTTGAAGAAGCTTACTGCTTCGCCCAAGTGCGGTGACTGTCACGAGGCCCTCGCTGGCATCAAGACACTCCGCCCCTGCGCTTACGCCACTGTCTCCAAGCGCAAAAAGACTGTTCAGCGTGCTTACGGTGGTAGCCGCTGCGCTGACTGTGTCCGCACTCG TGTTATCCGTTCTTTCTTGGTCGAGGAGTCCAAGATTGTCAAGAACGTTATTAAGTCGCAACAGACCCAGGCTTAA
- the HRD1 gene encoding RING-type E3 ubiquitin transferase (TransMembrane:7 (n7-18c28/29o44-68i89-109o115-132i153-172o184-204i225-252o258-276i); COG:O; BUSCO:EOG09263X0V; EggNog:ENOG503NVCJ) encodes MARTISVTTLVHPPVLALYSAGSATALGAVLLKAGLEQPDYFSAATWIANSNGCFLILFNFVFSVLLLCGRLMQCILFGQLRRTELEKFTEMLGFQLFDVFLTLTLFPINFNLQYVALACIFKFVELFHLLASIRIEQMGQMQSFTRLFHVRMLALFSWLGAVDVFLAFVMTLLTAQDFGPGSFMIYMTASAFLETIHLGALMCKYACECYEQSQEELWHEKSRYLFYIDLVSDLLMFLTYPACYGLFILFSSSGAPFFLPFSATRNFSLLGFSLYKKVRELLRFRAATRDMENRYPSLTYDELEEMGDRTCIICREEFVIAAPADTESAPLDANSVPKKLGCGHVFHFRCLHSWLERQQSCPTCRRSVLETSAGPSVPQGEATQPQGTPAPGGATEGTSSPAVPPTASSEHHAPHQASAHEEALASPLASLMARFGQPLVNAEPVVRTSPTTPLPLTVHGLLDKLDPSRVSSLPEEVATQAAPQEEPADVRDALRRATLARFANAPAPKPTESAPQDPLLIPLFDPVSVPDFYEKAQQLPDALADWVPLAQIPHSASFEAGEIDTQLRERLRLLQDTQSVLNDSISKLHTALAASAAEKGKEKAHDA; translated from the coding sequence ATGGCACGTACAATCAGCGTCACGACGTTGGTCCACCCAcccgtgcttgcgctgtaCAGCGCAGGTAGTGCTACGGCATTGGGGGCGGTTCTTCTCAAGGCCGGTCTGGAGCAGCCGGATTATTTTTCAGCGGCGACGTGGATCGCCAACAGCAATGGCTGTTTCCTCATCTTGTTCAACTTTGTCTTTTccgtgctgctgctttgcgGACGGCTCATGCAATGCATTTTGTTTGGacagctgcggcgcacagagcTGGAAAAGTTTACGGAGATGCTGGGCTTTCAACTCTTTGACGTATTCCTTACCTTGACGTTGTTTCCGATCAACTTTAACTTACAGTACGTGGCCTTGGCGTGCATCTTTAAGTTTGTCGAGCTCTTCCATTTGCTGGCCAGCATTCGGATCGAGCAAATGGGCCAGATGCAGTCGTTTACGCGCCTCTTCCATGTACGCATGCTCGCCCTCTTTTCTTGGCTCGGCGCTGTGGACGTCTTTTTGGCGTTTGTCATGACGCTGCTCACTGCACAGGATTTCGGCCCGGGCAGTTTTATGATTTACATGACTGCCTCTGCATTTCTCGAAACAATTcatcttggcgcgctgaTGTGCAAGTACGCATGCGAGTGCTACGAACAGTCACAGGAGGAGCTGTGGCACGAAAAGAGCCGCTATTTGTTCTACATCGATCTTGTCTCTGACTTGCTCATGTTTTTAACCTACCCTGCATGCTATGGCCTGTTTATCTTGTTTAGCTCGTCGGGTGCACCATTTTTCTTGCCATTCAGTGCAACACGCAACTTTTCCTTGCTGGGCTTTTCGCTCTACAAAaaggtgcgcgagctgctgcggtTCCGCGCAGCGACACGCGATATGGAGAACAGGTACCCATCGCTTACCTacgacgagctcgaggaaATGGGCGACAGGACGTGCATCATCTGCCGCGAAGAGTTTGTCATTGCCGCGCCGGCAGACACGGAAAGCGCACCGCTGGATGCAAATAGCGTGCCGAAAAAGTTGGGTTGCGGGCATGTATTTCATTTCAGGTGCTTGCATTCATGGCTGGAGAGACAGCAAAGCTGCCCGACGTGTAGGCGCAGTGTACTCGAGACCAGTGCGGggccgagcgtgccgcaggGGGAAGCGACACAGCCACAAGGCACTCCAGCACCAGGAGGCGCCACAGAGGGAACAAGTTCACCTGCTGTGCCGCCCACAGCATCGAGCGAGCatcacgcgccgcaccaagcAAGTGCACACGAAGAAGCTTTGGCTTCGCCACTTGCATCGCTCATGGCCCGCTTTGGACAGCCGCTCGTCAACGCCGAGCCCGTCGTACGTACCTCACCGACCACGCCTTTGCCTTTGACCGTGCATGGTCTGCTCGACAAGTTAGATCCAAGCAGGGTTTCATCACTGCCTGAGGAAGTAGCAACGCAGGCCGCGCCACAAGAAGAGCCTGccgatgtgcgcgacgctcttCGACGTGCAACActggcgcgctttgccaaCGCACCGGCACCCAAGCCAACTGAATCGGCACCGCAAGATCCTCTACTGATTCCCCTCTTTGACCCCGTTTCCGTCCCCGACTTTTACGAAAAGGCACAGCAGTTGCCGGACGCACTTGCCGACTGGGTCCCTCTTGCACAGATACCCCACTCCGCGTCCTTTGAGGCAGGCGAAATTGATACCCAACTGCGTGAGCGATTACGTCTTTTGCAAGACACGCAGTCCGTACTGAACGACTCTATTTCGAAATTGCAcacggcgcttgcagcCTCGGCGGCGGAAAAAGGGAAGGAGAAGGCGCATGATGCATAG
- a CDS encoding uncharacterized protein (EggNog:ENOG503Q2ZA; COG:S): MSIPASEREAMNSFFKAGQYAVVGASTNRSKYGNKVLRWYQDHHLSVTPVHPHETRIEGEAAVKELADVMDMAANPAEAQVSVSIITPPAISLEVLRSYVSDLRILAFWLQPGAADGPVGTYGDGLP; the protein is encoded by the coding sequence ATGTCCATCCCAGCGTCGGAGAGGGAAGCAATGAACAGTTTTTTCAAGGCGGGTCAGTATGCAGTGGTCGGTGCGAGTACAAATCGAAGCAAGTATGGGAATAAGGTGCTTCGGTGGTATCAGGACCACCATCTGTCCGTGACACCCGTGCATCCACACGAGACGCGGATCGAGGGCGAGGCTGCTGTGAAAGAGTTGGCGGATGTCATGGACATGGCAGCGAACCCAGCAGAGGCACAGGTATCCGTGTCAATTATCACACCTCCGGCGATTAGTCTTGAAGTACTGCGTTCGTATGTAAGCGATCTGCGCATTCTTGCTTTTTGGTTGCAGCCCGGCGCGGCAGATGGGCCTGTTGGTACGTATGGAGACGGCTTACCGTAG
- a CDS encoding uncharacterized protein (TransMembrane:1 (o55-80i)) produces the protein MGFQDDNSPSVVVVVDTSTRSNAGTVKVETQTNTVRAKQTPPPPPPQSSSDSTPVGAVVGGVVGGVVGLALLLLLAWLLYRHIRNRKTTRALDTAYAVAGVGGGGVDRRARTRGNDTENPDMLWHNSFGSVPLVVPVGGADPEIDYAYRNSSQTSPPQSLPSDPKLSSRMWPHQPGPAAVEMQRMQSGGAYAQDSASHKTSVRSRQSELAAPMAEWSALAPAFTDVPAMGEPLETSEQADVHNESAPERAPVMIHAPSRQPSSVSVLQSPSSAYMWLPARDWQEEENVGRPEEQIPSGTQDAEEEQKLSSQLWRTNGALRVAN, from the exons ATGGGATTT CAAGATGACAATTCTCCATCCGTCGTTGTCGTCGTCGATACTTCTACGAGATCGAATGCCGGAACGGTCAAAGTTGAGACCCAGACCAATACTGTTCGCGCGAAAcagacgccgccgccgccgccaccgcAGTCGTCTTCCGATAGCACTCCTGTCGGTGCAGTAGTGGGTGGTGTTGTCGGTGGTGTCGttggccttgcgctcctgctGCTACTTGCTTGGCTACTATACCGGCATATTCGCAACCGGAAaaccacgcgcgcgcttgatACAGCGTATGCTGTGGCCGGTGTCGGTGGAGGAGGCGTCGACcgccgtgcacgcacgcgGGGAAACGATACAGAGAACCCCGATATGCTGTGGCACAATTCATTTGGGTCGGTCCCGCTTGTCGTGCCAGTTGGAGGCGCCGACCCCGAGATTGACTATGCATACCGTAACAGTTCACAAACGTCTCCACCACAGTCGCTGCCTTCGGATCCTAAGCTAAGCAGTCGTATGTGGCCCCACCAACCCGGGCCTGCGGCTGTGGAAATGCAGCGTATGCAGAGCGGTGGCGCGTACGCGCAAGACAGCGCCTCGCATAAAACGTCCGTTCGAAGCAGGCAGAGTGagctcgctgcgccgaTGGCGGAATGGAGTGCATTGGCGCCGGCATTCACGGATGTACCGGCCATGGGCGAGCCGTTAGAGACAAGCGAGCAGGCGGACGTGCATAACGAGTCAGCCCCAGAACGAGCGCCTGTAATGATCCACGCGCCGAGTCGCCAGCCCAGCTCTGTGTCGGTGCTCCAATCCCCATCTTCTGCGTACATGTggcttccagcgcgtgaTTGGCAAGAAGAGGAGAATGTTGGGCGTCCAGAAGAGCAGATTCCTTCAGGGACGCAAGACGCCGAGGAAGAGCAGAAGCTCAGCTCCCAGCTCTGGCGCAcgaacggcgcgcttcgtgTTGCCAACTAG
- the MRPL6 gene encoding 54S ribosomal protein L6 mitochondrial (EggNog:ENOG503NUY2; COG:J), protein MRAGNVCAMMRPGIGAVFRPGLPLRAPVVHNIGSTLGSRSAHTRAEPVVIPSTTTVSILDFAPQPRPTRPLSGLLRKAKTLVFNGPKGEVVVPLHSFIKMDWQVHNDTKHRSVAFSIQDEKIKVQRGIWGLTRALCANAVKGVEEGHEVRLRLVGVGYRASVEPDPLPRKHLLEVELERSRGHWYASDQKQTELDRAKRLIEATGSPERINLRLGYSHPILLSVPYGIKATTPQPTSIVLQSVNKEILGQFAQQIRQYRKPEPYKGKGVFIGDEKIKLKSPKKK, encoded by the coding sequence atgcgcgctggGAATGTTTGTGCGATGATGCGGCCCGGTATTGGCGCGGTGTTTCGCCCGGGATTGCCCCTTCGTGCGCCAGTTGTGCACAATATTGGCTCTACGCTGGGGTCTCGCAGTGCGCATACGCGTGCTGAACCAGTCGTGATCCCTTCGACGACGACCGTCTCTATTCTAGACTTTGCACCACAGCCGCGCCCCACTCGCCCATTATCGgggctgctgcgcaaagctAAGACGCTTGTATTTAATGGTCCAAAAGGAGAAGTGGtcgtgccgctgcattCGTTCATCAAGATGGACTGGCAGGTGCACAACGATACAAAACACCGTAGTGTTGCGTTCAGTATCCAGGACGAGAAAATTAAGGTCCAGCGCGGAATTTGGGGTCTGACGCGTGCGCTATGTGCCAACGCTGTAAAAGGCGTAGAAGAGGGCCACGAAGTGCGACTACGACTCGTCGGCGTTGGTTACCGCGCGAGTGTTGAGCCGGATCCTTTGCCGCGGAAACATTTGCTCGAGGTCGAATTAGAGCGCAGCCGTGGGCATTGGTACGCATCCGACCAAAAACAAACAGAGCTTGaccgcgcaaagcgcttgATCGAGGCGACCGGCTCGCCTGAGCGGATCAATTTGCGCCTGGGATACTCGCACCCCATCCTGCTTTCTGTACCCTATGGAATCAAGGCCACCACGCCACAGCCTACCTCAATCGTGCTGCAAAGCGTCAACAAGGAAATCCTCGGGCAGTTTGCACAGCAGATTCGGCAGTACCGCAAGCCAGAGCCGTACAAAGGAAAGGGCGTATTTATTGGGGACGAGAAGATCAAACTCAAGTCGCCCAAGAAAAAGTAA